From one Gallionella capsiferriformans ES-2 genomic stretch:
- the phnG gene encoding phosphonate C-P lyase system protein PhnG, whose amino-acid sequence MNILRNDWPRALCQLNAAEIKAVAASLSSDIEVRDVVLPQAGLGLLSLTDGAFHEPFYLGEIPVARAEVILKTTDGREVQGGSVLVDDRAQLARSIAILDAILSGKLPGCDVAEKLVKKGELMRMQKISERRQMLAATRVDFSLLEQEDDEDAE is encoded by the coding sequence ATGAATATTCTAAGAAATGATTGGCCGCGCGCGCTCTGTCAATTAAACGCGGCTGAGATCAAAGCGGTTGCTGCAAGCCTTAGCAGTGACATTGAAGTGCGCGATGTGGTCTTGCCACAGGCAGGGCTAGGTCTGTTGAGTCTAACCGATGGTGCGTTTCATGAGCCGTTTTACCTGGGTGAAATCCCGGTGGCTCGCGCCGAGGTGATCTTGAAAACAACTGATGGTCGTGAGGTTCAAGGTGGCAGCGTATTGGTTGATGACCGAGCACAACTGGCTCGTTCCATCGCCATTCTCGATGCAATCCTGTCGGGTAAGTTACCGGGTTGTGACGTGGCCGAAAAGCTGGTTAAAAAGGGAGAGCTGATGCGTATGCAAAAGATAAGCGAACGCCGACAAATGCTGGCTGCCACTCGTGTCGATTTTTCGCTGCTGGAACAAGAGGATGACGAAGATGCTGAATGA
- the phnH gene encoding phosphonate C-P lyase system protein PhnH: MLNETINCSPAIWQPMMQQQVFRGLLDSFSYPGRITPCADHETSACLAVLIALVDGETTLADPQQLLSSALWARLETRPCVLEKAAFILLNGAPEPDFDPCIGTLDAPETGATILLRVAALHPDLTGNLSLHLSGPGIESTTSISVDGLHPAWIDARQEWVSAFPLGVDFLLCDEHHFVAMPRTTQITIGDAA, from the coding sequence ATGCTGAATGAAACGATCAATTGTTCGCCGGCTATCTGGCAACCCATGATGCAACAGCAGGTATTTCGCGGCTTGCTTGATAGCTTTAGCTATCCGGGACGCATTACCCCCTGTGCCGATCATGAGACAAGCGCTTGTCTTGCAGTTCTGATTGCGCTGGTTGATGGCGAAACCACGCTGGCAGATCCTCAGCAATTGTTGAGTTCAGCATTGTGGGCCAGGTTGGAAACGCGCCCCTGCGTTTTGGAGAAGGCGGCGTTTATTCTGCTGAATGGTGCTCCAGAACCTGATTTTGATCCGTGCATAGGCACACTGGATGCGCCTGAAACGGGGGCTACTATTTTATTGCGCGTGGCTGCATTGCACCCCGATTTGACTGGCAATCTTAGCTTGCATTTGAGTGGTCCCGGCATTGAAAGTACAACGTCCATCAGTGTAGACGGACTGCATCCCGCGTGGATTGACGCGCGTCAGGAATGGGTATCGGCTTTTCCACTTGGTGTCGATTTTCTGCTGTGTGATGAACATCATTTTGTGGCAATGCCGCGAACCACGCAGATCACAATAGGAGATGCAGCATGA
- a CDS encoding carbon-phosphorus lyase complex subunit PhnI translates to MSYVAIKGGKAAIDGAAAATDYMRCMNAVDEPIKLSVIEDQLRLLTSRIVSEGGLYHPKLAALALKQFQGDTLEAAFALRAYRSTKPRLLETPLQDTSKMRCIRRISSAFKDIPGGQMLGATFDYALRLLRLDLANEDPAAFREVAKNFLNNTPEADLPDSFPKVLDALRAEGLLPPLGLMREQAFDITRDPLVFPVPRSAALATMARAETGSLLAMAYSNMRGYGDVHPTVAELRVGYLPVMLPHPVTGELMEAGEVLMTECEVVAMYESGNAGDMPVFTLGYGACFGHNEVKAISMAILDRSLQKGMRDGPDNPSEDPEFVLLHVDGVDSMGFASHYKMPHYVTFQSDMDRLRTTQGKVRKSGETE, encoded by the coding sequence ATGAGTTACGTTGCAATCAAAGGCGGTAAAGCGGCCATCGATGGCGCCGCCGCCGCGACCGATTATATGCGCTGCATGAATGCAGTTGATGAGCCGATCAAGTTGTCCGTCATCGAAGATCAGTTGCGCTTGTTGACCTCAAGAATCGTTTCCGAAGGCGGGCTTTATCACCCGAAACTGGCCGCACTCGCGCTCAAGCAATTTCAGGGCGATACGCTGGAAGCGGCTTTTGCCTTGCGCGCCTATCGCTCAACCAAGCCCAGATTGCTGGAAACACCGCTACAAGACACGTCGAAAATGCGCTGTATTCGTCGCATCTCATCGGCCTTCAAGGACATTCCGGGCGGTCAAATGTTGGGTGCGACGTTCGATTATGCCTTGCGTCTGTTGCGTCTCGATCTGGCAAATGAAGACCCTGCTGCATTTCGAGAAGTTGCCAAAAATTTCCTCAATAATACGCCAGAGGCTGATTTGCCGGATAGTTTTCCGAAGGTGCTGGACGCGTTGCGTGCCGAAGGTTTACTGCCACCGTTAGGCTTGATGCGCGAGCAAGCCTTTGATATTACACGCGACCCACTGGTATTCCCGGTGCCGCGCTCAGCAGCACTCGCTACCATGGCGCGTGCTGAAACCGGCTCTTTGCTGGCGATGGCGTATTCAAATATGCGTGGTTATGGCGATGTGCATCCTACCGTGGCAGAGCTCCGCGTGGGTTATCTGCCGGTCATGCTGCCGCATCCTGTGACCGGTGAATTGATGGAAGCCGGTGAAGTACTGATGACCGAATGCGAAGTGGTTGCGATGTATGAAAGCGGCAACGCCGGTGACATGCCAGTCTTTACCTTGGGTTACGGTGCGTGTTTTGGTCACAATGAAGTCAAGGCAATCAGCATGGCGATCCTTGATCGTTCATTGCAAAAAGGTATGCGTGACGGTCCTGATAACCCTTCAGAAGATCCTGAATTTGTCTTGTTGCATGTGGATGGGGTTGATTCAATGGGCTTCGCCTCTCATTACAAAATGCCGCATTACGTCACCTTTCAGTCGGATATGGATCGCTTGCGCACCACGCAAGGCAAGGTGCGTAAGTCAGGAGAAACAGAATGA
- a CDS encoding alpha-D-ribose 1-methylphosphonate 5-phosphate C-P-lyase PhnJ translates to MNSNYELPLEDAGYSFGFLDEYAKKEVRRCILKAIAIPGYQTPYASREMPMGRGFGTGGLQITLSLIGVQDTLKVIDQGSDDSVNAVNLRQFVQLTCPGVDVTEKTEEASLLQSRHRIPEKPLTEAQILILQVPYPDALVVVEASEARRKIMHAEADYSRLLVKLYEDIVHFDEITISHRYPTRINGHYVIDPSPIPRWDVPKLHQSKALVLLGAGREKKIYAVPPYTLAEPLVFDDIAFRVENFRDATGVRHACRCCGSTVSFLDEFSNDQGMVAYQCSDSAYCEEQQQTGSAA, encoded by the coding sequence ATGAATTCAAATTATGAACTGCCGCTAGAGGATGCAGGCTACTCATTTGGTTTTCTGGATGAGTATGCAAAGAAAGAAGTGCGTCGTTGCATCCTCAAAGCCATTGCTATTCCCGGTTATCAAACACCCTATGCCTCGCGTGAAATGCCGATGGGTCGAGGGTTTGGTACGGGTGGCCTGCAAATTACCCTGTCGTTGATCGGCGTTCAAGACACGCTGAAGGTGATCGATCAAGGCTCGGATGATTCGGTCAACGCCGTGAATTTACGCCAATTTGTGCAGCTGACTTGTCCGGGCGTTGACGTCACCGAGAAAACGGAGGAAGCGAGCTTGCTACAGTCGCGTCACCGCATTCCAGAAAAGCCGCTGACGGAAGCGCAGATTTTGATTTTGCAAGTGCCGTATCCCGATGCGCTGGTGGTGGTTGAAGCATCAGAAGCGCGGCGAAAAATCATGCATGCCGAGGCAGACTATTCACGTTTGCTGGTCAAACTTTACGAAGACATCGTGCATTTTGACGAGATCACCATCTCGCATCGTTATCCGACGCGGATCAACGGGCATTATGTGATTGATCCTTCGCCGATTCCGCGTTGGGATGTACCCAAATTACATCAGTCCAAAGCCCTAGTTTTGCTAGGTGCGGGACGTGAAAAGAAGATTTACGCCGTGCCGCCTTACACGCTGGCTGAACCGCTTGTTTTTGATGATATCGCTTTTCGTGTGGAAAATTTTCGTGATGCGACGGGTGTACGTCATGCCTGCCGATGCTGCGGTTCAACGGTGAGTTTTCTGGATGAGTTCAGCAATGATCAAGGAATGGTGGCATATCAATGCTCGGATTCCGCCTATTGCGAAGAACAGCAACAAACTGGGAGTGCAGCATGA
- a CDS encoding ATP-binding cassette domain-containing protein produces MSNKILEVRGLSRIHGKGCPLCTQHTGPEFDTNICPFCGSVVAAHDINFDLYRGEILGIIGESGSGKSSTVKMLYFDDAPTSGQATFFDGAEQHDLFSLNAAQQRSMRNKRFGMVYQNPHLGLNFQISAGGNIAERLLMSDLKHYAEIRRRAGELLSRTEVSLARIDQNPKTFSGGMQQRVQIAKALATRPPLLFLDEVTTGLDLSVQAAILDLILEIQNELDTAMIVVTHDLGVIRLLAGRTLVMKHGRVIESGLTDQILEDPQHAYTQRLVASAL; encoded by the coding sequence ATGAGTAACAAAATACTCGAAGTACGCGGACTGTCGCGTATCCACGGCAAGGGCTGTCCGCTCTGCACGCAACATACCGGCCCTGAATTTGATACCAATATCTGCCCTTTTTGCGGGAGTGTGGTTGCCGCTCATGATATTAATTTCGATCTGTATCGGGGCGAAATTTTGGGCATCATCGGCGAGTCCGGCAGCGGTAAATCAAGCACGGTCAAAATGCTGTATTTCGACGATGCACCGACTTCCGGACAAGCAACTTTCTTCGATGGTGCAGAACAGCACGATTTGTTCAGCCTTAACGCGGCCCAGCAACGCAGTATGCGCAACAAACGTTTTGGCATGGTCTATCAGAACCCGCATCTGGGTCTGAATTTTCAGATATCGGCAGGCGGTAATATCGCGGAACGCCTGTTGATGAGTGACCTGAAGCATTACGCTGAGATTCGCCGCAGGGCAGGTGAATTACTCTCGCGCACGGAGGTATCACTGGCGCGTATAGATCAAAATCCAAAAACCTTCTCAGGCGGGATGCAACAGCGCGTACAAATTGCCAAGGCGTTGGCTACCAGGCCGCCGCTGCTGTTCCTGGATGAAGTGACCACGGGCCTTGATCTGTCTGTACAAGCTGCCATTCTCGATCTGATTCTGGAGATTCAAAATGAACTCGATACCGCGATGATCGTGGTAACCCATGATCTGGGCGTGATCAGGTTGCTGGCAGGACGCACGCTGGTGATGAAACACGGCCGTGTAATCGAGTCCGGTCTGACCGATCAAATTCTCGAAGATCCTCAGCACGCGTATACCCAGCGGCTGGTAGCTTCCGCACTGTGA
- the phnL gene encoding phosphonate C-P lyase system protein PhnL — protein MTQAILTIEDYAKTFHLHERNKDIPSASGVNLSVYPGRLTALIGPTGAGKSSVLKGIYRTYLPSSGRILYRSKAGNVIDLAKAGEHQILELRKQEIGFVTQFLYCLPRKSAIDVVAEPLFARGVDSHEARGRAEKLLAQLAVPSHLWNVPPATFSGGEKQRVNLARGLIAQPRLLLLDEPTASLDPATTERVVEYIQSLKETGIAMLAIFHHPDLVRRLADEVVELSPPIAVNELSKD, from the coding sequence ATGACACAAGCAATTTTAACCATTGAAGACTACGCCAAGACGTTTCATTTACATGAACGAAACAAAGATATTCCGTCGGCATCGGGTGTTAATTTGAGCGTTTATCCGGGACGATTAACTGCTCTTATCGGACCTACTGGTGCGGGGAAGTCTTCTGTTTTGAAGGGGATTTACCGCACTTACCTGCCAAGCAGCGGACGTATTCTGTATCGTAGCAAAGCCGGAAATGTCATTGACCTGGCAAAAGCGGGCGAACATCAGATACTCGAATTGCGTAAACAGGAAATCGGTTTCGTGACGCAGTTTTTGTATTGCCTGCCCCGCAAATCAGCCATTGATGTGGTGGCTGAACCGTTGTTTGCACGGGGTGTGGACAGCCATGAGGCACGCGGCCGTGCTGAGAAATTATTAGCGCAACTGGCGGTGCCAAGTCATTTGTGGAATGTTCCACCGGCGACCTTTTCGGGTGGCGAGAAGCAGCGTGTGAATCTGGCGCGCGGCTTGATTGCACAGCCTCGATTGTTGTTGCTGGATGAACCTACCGCTAGTCTGGATCCCGCGACAACTGAGAGAGTAGTTGAGTATATTCAATCACTTAAAGAAACTGGCATCGCCATGCTGGCCATCTTTCATCACCCTGACCTGGTACGTCGCCTGGCCGATGAGGTCGTGGAACTTTCTCCCCCAATCGCAGTAAATGAACTTAGCAAGGATTAG
- a CDS encoding alpha-D-ribose 1-methylphosphonate 5-triphosphate diphosphatase — MKNQFYLTGAQVVLENETLKSAAVLIENGVIVAIDPASNNGATEIDLTGHILMPGMIDLHCDALEKEAEPRPGVHFPFDFACAQADKRNTAAGITTIYHALSFANAELGVRNNQTAAALARAVHAWQEHALVDNRVHARYEITDPTAPAVLHELLENNEIHLMSFMDHTPGQGQFKDTDAYRNYLARTYKKSPAEIDALLADKLAQGDGSFARMQELAKVARQKGIPLASHDDDRPEKISIVTDLGVRISEFPINLETAQAARAAGLATLFGAPNILRGKSQSGSMRALDAIIEGVADCLCGDYSPAALLPAIMQLPVMAGIQLHQAVALVSANPARAAGLNDRGIIAVGKRADLIAVRNLGGLPQAARVWSEGIAVMTLAFDHGA, encoded by the coding sequence ATGAAAAATCAATTCTATCTTACCGGCGCACAGGTGGTGCTGGAAAATGAAACCCTGAAAAGCGCTGCGGTTCTGATTGAAAACGGCGTGATCGTTGCAATTGACCCGGCAAGCAACAATGGCGCGACGGAGATCGATTTGACCGGGCATATCCTGATGCCGGGCATGATTGACCTGCATTGCGATGCGCTGGAAAAGGAAGCGGAGCCCCGTCCCGGCGTGCATTTCCCCTTCGATTTCGCCTGCGCTCAGGCGGATAAACGCAATACGGCTGCGGGTATTACCACCATTTATCATGCTCTGTCCTTTGCTAATGCTGAACTGGGCGTGCGTAATAACCAGACCGCGGCGGCGTTGGCGCGTGCGGTGCACGCTTGGCAGGAACACGCATTGGTGGATAACCGGGTGCATGCGCGTTATGAGATTACCGATCCGACTGCACCTGCCGTACTGCACGAGCTACTGGAAAATAACGAGATACACCTGATGTCCTTTATGGATCACACGCCAGGGCAGGGTCAATTTAAAGATACCGATGCTTATCGTAACTACCTTGCGCGTACCTATAAGAAATCACCCGCTGAAATAGATGCGTTGCTGGCAGACAAGTTGGCACAAGGGGATGGCTCTTTTGCGCGCATGCAGGAACTGGCAAAAGTAGCGCGTCAAAAAGGTATTCCATTGGCGAGTCACGATGATGATCGCCCTGAAAAAATCAGCATTGTGACTGACTTAGGGGTGAGAATTTCCGAGTTTCCGATAAACCTTGAGACCGCACAGGCGGCACGTGCCGCTGGCTTGGCAACATTGTTCGGTGCGCCGAATATATTGCGGGGAAAGTCACAATCAGGCTCGATGCGTGCGCTGGATGCCATCATCGAAGGAGTGGCAGATTGCCTGTGCGGCGACTATTCTCCTGCGGCGTTGTTGCCTGCAATCATGCAGTTACCTGTGATGGCCGGTATTCAACTGCATCAAGCTGTCGCGCTAGTGAGTGCAAATCCTGCGCGTGCAGCCGGTCTGAATGACCGCGGCATCATCGCTGTGGGCAAACGTGCCGATTTGATTGCGGTGCGTAATCTGGGCGGATTGCCTCAGGCGGCGCGCGTATGGTCAGAGGGAATTGCTGTGATGACACTGGCTTTCGATCATGGTGCCTGA
- the phnN gene encoding phosphonate metabolism protein/1,5-bisphosphokinase (PRPP-forming) PhnN produces MSGVLLYVIGPSGSGKDSLMLHARHALEQDSSVVFAHRYITRPHDAGGENHVALSEAEFDSRMARKLFPLHWHSHGMRYGIGCEINQWLAKGLVVIVNGSRAYLQQASKNYPELIPLLIEVSADVLRGRLQSRGRETDSEIEARLMRAEEFTALQHPRLLRFHNDAPLEETGHAFVELIRSKTRVMQCS; encoded by the coding sequence ATGAGCGGTGTTTTACTTTATGTGATTGGTCCGTCCGGCAGCGGTAAGGACAGTTTGATGCTGCATGCGCGGCATGCGCTGGAACAGGATTCCAGTGTTGTGTTCGCGCATCGTTACATTACTCGCCCGCACGATGCCGGCGGTGAAAATCATGTGGCGTTAAGTGAAGCAGAATTTGATTCCAGAATGGCACGAAAATTGTTCCCCTTGCACTGGCACAGTCATGGAATGCGGTATGGCATCGGCTGCGAAATAAATCAGTGGCTGGCAAAAGGACTGGTCGTGATTGTGAATGGCTCGCGGGCTTATCTTCAACAGGCATCAAAAAATTATCCAGAACTGATTCCGCTATTGATAGAAGTTTCGGCTGATGTATTACGTGGCAGATTACAGTCGCGCGGACGTGAAACTGATAGTGAGATTGAAGCTAGGCTGATGCGGGCAGAGGAGTTCACAGCCTTGCAGCATCCGAGATTGCTACGATTTCATAATGACGCACCACTCGAAGAAACAGGCCACGCGTTCGTCGAATTGATCCGCTCTAAAACACGAGTAATGCAATGCAGCTGA
- the phnP gene encoding phosphonate metabolism protein PhnP: MQLTFLGTGAAGGVPLWGCDCLICRRARIDVSAIRRPNCALIEADGVKLLLDAGVMDVCERFPSGSLSAILITHFHPDHVQGLFHWRWGVGELNVFAPHDVEGCADLYKYPGPLKFKHLSKFESFEVGGVRITPVPLVHSKPTLGYCIEHNGARLAYLTDSREIPPATTEFLTQWQPHTICLDCTYPPGVEGKRNHFDFPEVLELSKIYPDSYIVLMHISHSLDVWLLNHPLALTGRLSLARDGDRLDIPGLS, translated from the coding sequence ATGCAGCTGACTTTTCTGGGTACGGGTGCTGCGGGTGGCGTGCCGCTGTGGGGGTGTGACTGTCTGATTTGCCGCCGCGCCCGGATTGATGTCAGCGCTATACGACGTCCGAATTGCGCGCTGATTGAGGCTGATGGTGTGAAATTACTGCTGGACGCAGGTGTAATGGACGTCTGCGAGCGTTTCCCATCTGGCAGTTTATCCGCCATTTTAATTACTCATTTTCACCCGGATCATGTGCAAGGCTTATTTCACTGGCGTTGGGGCGTAGGTGAACTGAATGTGTTCGCGCCGCACGACGTGGAAGGATGCGCGGATCTTTACAAGTATCCCGGCCCGTTGAAATTTAAGCACCTGTCTAAATTTGAATCGTTTGAGGTGGGCGGGGTACGCATTACGCCAGTGCCACTCGTGCATTCCAAACCGACGCTGGGTTACTGTATCGAACATAATGGTGCTCGATTGGCGTATCTGACGGATAGTCGTGAAATTCCGCCCGCTACCACAGAATTTTTGACCCAATGGCAACCTCATACGATCTGCCTTGATTGCACTTATCCGCCCGGCGTAGAGGGAAAACGGAATCATTTTGATTTTCCGGAAGTACTGGAATTGAGTAAAATTTATCCGGATAGCTATATTGTGCTGATGCATATCAGTCACAGTCTTGACGTCTGGTTATTGAATCATCCTTTAGCACTGACCGGACGGTTATCTCTGGCGCGCGATGGCGATAGACTGGATATTCCGGGGCTATCATGA
- a CDS encoding DMT family transporter, which yields MTPLMAVGASVLLHVSWNLLTRRTPSEANFLWWIVGLYVLIFAPFSLPDYLRAAAQAPELYLCVAISGTSNGLYFLALRRAYTLAPASAVYPMARSSPLLIAIVEVLFFGHSFPLLSWFAILLALSGLWMIASSAQDGVTRLSRAWTYALFAAAMTVIYSLSDKLAAVNIPDFRAALGYVCVNFAISWIFLLLEQKWRTGRWKPATIPPVYALIIGASGVGTAYALVIYAMRALPAAYAVTLTNAGIVLTVLLGIVWLKEHQGWRQRLIGSSLVVISVIVVSIMAD from the coding sequence ATGACGCCGTTGATGGCCGTAGGAGCATCCGTTTTACTGCACGTGTCCTGGAATCTTTTGACCAGGCGGACGCCCAGTGAGGCTAATTTTCTATGGTGGATTGTGGGGCTGTATGTGCTGATATTCGCGCCATTCAGCTTGCCGGACTACCTGCGTGCCGCAGCACAGGCACCAGAACTGTATCTCTGTGTGGCCATTAGCGGTACAAGCAATGGCCTGTATTTTTTAGCACTTCGGCGGGCCTACACATTGGCACCCGCCAGCGCGGTCTATCCGATGGCACGCAGTTCACCGTTGTTGATTGCGATTGTTGAAGTGCTGTTCTTCGGTCACAGTTTTCCGCTGTTGTCCTGGTTCGCCATTCTGCTGGCTTTGTCTGGTCTATGGATGATTGCAAGCAGCGCACAGGACGGGGTGACGCGGCTGAGTCGTGCCTGGACTTATGCTTTGTTTGCCGCCGCGATGACGGTGATTTACAGTTTGAGCGACAAGCTGGCAGCGGTAAATATTCCTGATTTCAGGGCCGCGCTGGGTTATGTTTGCGTGAATTTTGCGATTAGTTGGATTTTTCTGCTGCTCGAACAAAAGTGGCGTACAGGTCGTTGGAAGCCCGCAACGATCCCGCCGGTTTACGCGCTGATCATAGGAGCATCGGGCGTTGGTACGGCATACGCCCTGGTGATCTATGCGATGCGCGCGCTACCCGCTGCCTATGCGGTAACCCTGACTAATGCAGGCATTGTATTGACGGTATTGCTAGGCATCGTTTGGCTGAAAGAGCATCAAGGCTGGCGACAACGTCTTATTGGTTCAAGTTTGGTTGTAATCAGCGTCATCGTCGTGAGCATAATGGCTGATTGA
- a CDS encoding site-specific integrase produces the protein MSDTFKDLSAASSVPAMSESGRRIDEALRLFPLENLQYLDRESAIRCQTILGHGSRFGMWETPDAMIGRKQFRSSQCVDLRKRLKNFIPGATISTISLPSLDALLDEGVLWMTRYALLLRIGPSGMNKGNGRSLDVTMIATRLYAIVPQILAKGILRSLELDSREYEVFVRYLTSNAVRELNNIDKAIGVEFRRMRMLADQMLWRDALLKADISITTNPKGEAVMPAAQSISIPYPPIPDDYLAEMGPRILWLVRDLAPNLLSMFESIPELFSDILFIPGSNHKKAKAARLGPQLSQYNWRDRNGEAIIAPPFPLKLGRKLNGRDPYAWPPRYWENMSILAVTLQAAHLWVALLGMGGRISEISSLKRDCIDWARDGKPFANGKTFKLSANFAGTDRDWPAPEILVQALAQQARLVSAWERIARLVKGLSQEDNEMLVFDGEHLWASLGAGQNDPESQLMSFGQALQKLAERTGLTPKPGGKNLHPHRFRKTIARLVGIAIVDSPRVLMKLFGHKDIAMTLGYILTDKALQVEIDQVARELRIMRCQEVIEDMHTALHTPDASKFGGHGGGAAPFITEAVKTHEEELHRTGQLWDANSSYELSVILTGNGQYFRMTRPGVVCLKESREAGPCTCDSTCINRIEEKTARRDVRKVIPVLIDEGKRALVENQLLLVADKVQQINEEILRFDDIKEEFVNHPDVVLLREAVE, from the coding sequence ATGAGTGACACTTTCAAAGACTTGTCTGCTGCAAGCAGCGTGCCGGCCATGTCAGAATCTGGCCGACGGATCGATGAAGCACTTCGCCTCTTCCCATTGGAAAACTTGCAATATCTGGATCGTGAGAGTGCCATCCGCTGCCAAACAATCCTCGGTCATGGAAGCCGCTTCGGCATGTGGGAAACTCCTGACGCAATGATAGGACGCAAACAATTTAGAAGTTCGCAATGCGTCGATCTGCGCAAGCGTCTGAAGAACTTTATACCCGGGGCCACTATCTCGACTATCTCGTTACCATCTCTGGATGCTCTGCTCGACGAAGGCGTACTCTGGATGACCCGCTACGCCTTGTTGCTTAGGATCGGCCCGTCTGGTATGAATAAGGGCAATGGTCGTTCACTTGACGTCACGATGATAGCAACTCGTCTATATGCAATAGTGCCACAGATTCTTGCTAAAGGTATCCTGCGCAGCCTCGAACTTGATAGCCGAGAATATGAAGTATTTGTGCGTTATCTGACGTCTAATGCTGTTCGCGAATTGAATAATATTGACAAAGCTATCGGCGTTGAATTTAGGCGAATGCGCATGCTAGCAGATCAGATGTTGTGGAGGGATGCCCTTCTGAAGGCTGATATCTCGATAACAACGAACCCAAAGGGTGAGGCTGTAATGCCCGCAGCGCAAAGCATTTCGATACCCTATCCTCCAATTCCTGACGATTATCTGGCTGAGATGGGGCCACGTATCCTTTGGTTAGTACGAGACCTGGCACCCAATCTACTCTCTATGTTTGAGTCCATTCCTGAGTTGTTCAGCGACATTCTATTTATTCCAGGTTCGAACCATAAGAAGGCAAAGGCAGCTCGTTTAGGACCGCAACTTTCTCAATACAATTGGCGTGACCGCAATGGCGAAGCAATTATTGCGCCACCTTTCCCACTCAAGCTTGGAAGAAAATTAAATGGCCGAGATCCCTATGCGTGGCCACCACGCTATTGGGAAAATATGAGTATTCTGGCTGTGACCTTACAGGCTGCTCACCTTTGGGTCGCCCTGCTTGGAATGGGCGGTCGTATCAGCGAAATATCATCCTTGAAACGCGACTGTATCGACTGGGCTCGCGACGGAAAACCATTTGCTAACGGTAAGACGTTCAAGCTGAGTGCAAATTTTGCTGGAACGGATCGCGATTGGCCCGCCCCGGAAATTCTCGTGCAGGCATTGGCGCAGCAAGCGAGGCTGGTTTCAGCATGGGAACGGATCGCACGTTTAGTCAAAGGGTTAAGTCAAGAGGATAATGAGATGTTGGTCTTCGATGGCGAGCATTTATGGGCGTCACTCGGAGCTGGCCAGAACGACCCAGAATCTCAACTTATGTCATTTGGTCAAGCTTTGCAGAAGTTAGCTGAGCGCACTGGCCTCACCCCGAAACCGGGTGGCAAGAACCTGCACCCCCACCGTTTCCGGAAGACAATTGCGCGTTTGGTTGGAATTGCAATCGTCGATAGCCCGCGCGTGCTGATGAAGCTTTTTGGCCACAAGGACATCGCTATGACCTTAGGTTACATCCTGACCGACAAGGCACTTCAGGTAGAGATCGACCAGGTGGCACGGGAACTTCGCATCATGCGGTGTCAGGAAGTCATTGAAGATATGCATACAGCACTTCACACTCCAGATGCTTCAAAATTCGGTGGGCATGGCGGCGGTGCAGCCCCTTTCATAACTGAAGCTGTCAAGACACATGAAGAAGAACTTCACCGCACCGGTCAGTTGTGGGACGCTAATTCATCCTACGAACTGTCCGTTATCTTGACTGGAAACGGCCAATACTTCCGCATGACTCGGCCAGGTGTAGTATGTCTAAAAGAATCACGCGAGGCGGGTCCATGCACCTGTGACTCAACGTGCATAAACCGGATAGAAGAAAAAACAGCACGGCGCGATGTCCGCAAAGTCATCCCTGTACTAATTGACGAAGGCAAGCGAGCACTGGTCGAGAATCAACTACTGTTGGTAGCCGACAAGGTTCAGCAAATCAACGAGGAGATATTACGCTTTGATGATATCAAAGAGGAATTTGTCAATCATCCCGACGTGGTTTTACTGAGAGAGGCTGTTGAATGA